In one Choloepus didactylus isolate mChoDid1 chromosome 1, mChoDid1.pri, whole genome shotgun sequence genomic region, the following are encoded:
- the LOC119528658 gene encoding 15 kDa protein B-like isoform X2, translating into MAGAWRALLVVGLAVMARVVHCQLSYETIAALAEQYFNQERRGQTLFRLLEAIPPPHWAPDIQRSPESSELLPTEIDSSKLPPSIRDLYLKAKFDLISNILRNF; encoded by the exons ATGGCAGGGGCCTGGAGGGCACTTTTGGTGGTGGGCTTGGCAGTCATGGCCCGTGTAGTCCACTGTCAACTGAGCTATGAGACAATTGCTGCCCTGGCTGAGCAGTACTTCAATCAGGAGCGAAGGGGACAGACCCTCTTCCGCCTACTGGAAGCGATCCCACCGCCTCACTGG GCCCCCGACATTCAGCGCTCTCCTGAGTCCTCGGAGCTGCTCCCCACTGAGATTGACAGCTCCAAGTTGCCGCCATCAATCAGGGACCTGTACTTGAAAGCCAAGTTCGACCTCATCTCCAACATCCTGAGGAATTTCTAG
- the LOC119528658 gene encoding 15 kDa protein B-like isoform X1, giving the protein MAGAWRALLVVGLAVMARVVHCQLSYETIAALAEQYFNQERRGQTLFRLLEAIPPPHWNSNSTIPLKFRIKETVCLWSQLSQLQECAFREGGEKKNCTGSFSRLPHFRLELLGCVTDPPRARGPRHSALS; this is encoded by the exons ATGGCAGGGGCCTGGAGGGCACTTTTGGTGGTGGGCTTGGCAGTCATGGCCCGTGTAGTCCACTGTCAACTGAGCTATGAGACAATTGCTGCCCTGGCTGAGCAGTACTTCAATCAGGAGCGAAGGGGACAGACCCTCTTCCGCCTACTGGAAGCGATCCCACCGCCTCACTGG AACTCCAACTCAACAATCCCTCTCAAATTCAGGATTAAGGAGACCGTGTGCCTTTGGAGCCAGCTGAGCCAGCTCCAAGAATGTGCCTTCAGGGAGGGCGGG GAGAAGAAAAACTGCACCGGCAGCTTTTCCCGGCTGCCGCATTTCCGCCTCGAGCTGCTCGGGTGCGTCACAGATCCACCGCGAGCAAGAG GCCCCCGACATTCAGCGCTCTCCTGA
- the LOC119528658 gene encoding 15 kDa protein B-like isoform X3, with protein MAGAWRALLVVGLAVMARVVHCQLSYETIAALAEQYFNQERRGQTLFRLLEAIPPPHWEKKNCTGSFSRLPHFRLELLGCVTDPPRARGPRHSALS; from the exons ATGGCAGGGGCCTGGAGGGCACTTTTGGTGGTGGGCTTGGCAGTCATGGCCCGTGTAGTCCACTGTCAACTGAGCTATGAGACAATTGCTGCCCTGGCTGAGCAGTACTTCAATCAGGAGCGAAGGGGACAGACCCTCTTCCGCCTACTGGAAGCGATCCCACCGCCTCACTGG GAGAAGAAAAACTGCACCGGCAGCTTTTCCCGGCTGCCGCATTTCCGCCTCGAGCTGCTCGGGTGCGTCACAGATCCACCGCGAGCAAGAG GCCCCCGACATTCAGCGCTCTCCTGA